Proteins encoded by one window of Rubinisphaera margarita:
- a CDS encoding four-helix bundle copper-binding protein has protein sequence MSHEKYRSCIEACVECAQACEHCADSCLSESDVQKMAECIRTDRDCAQACWTAAAFMSRGSQFAEDVCRICASICDACAQECQKHETDHCQKCAQACRDCAEQCRQMAGAAA, from the coding sequence ATGTCGCACGAAAAGTATCGTTCCTGTATCGAAGCCTGTGTTGAATGTGCCCAGGCTTGTGAACATTGTGCCGATTCGTGCCTGAGCGAATCGGATGTTCAAAAAATGGCGGAATGTATTCGCACTGACCGCGATTGTGCCCAGGCATGCTGGACGGCCGCCGCTTTCATGAGTCGGGGATCTCAGTTTGCTGAAGATGTCTGCCGCATTTGTGCGTCGATCTGTGATGCATGTGCTCAGGAGTGTCAAAAGCATGAAACGGATCACTGCCAGAAATGTGCTCAGGCCTGCCGCGACTGCGCCGAACAGTGCCGTCAGATGGCTGGCGCTGCTGCCTGA